The following coding sequences are from one Cryptococcus deuterogattii R265 chromosome 1, complete sequence window:
- a CDS encoding ATP-dependent RNA helicase DDX51/DBP6, with amino-acid sequence MSDSHLMSADNFHPLQSMAAGIDISAPPKKKNKPESQKRRDKKKTEKRRKIQKAKRAAAPKNKDWKPDPVLEALKQSTIFQKVDSAQHPKEGSQTFEEDDTGTGSDALTDAQVLGDKEKKQKEKREKRERRQRKEERKARREVATKMGIDMRPSEGTMAAEEIPEPEQAEEPEENKSAPSLERSPTPPPLVPFPLPRSAPAPDTSILARQGLPKGLEDATFIDQSLRVEIEGLQVEGQDQVLSVNMRRRLKDIGVEDFFAVQAAMLPRLLPLQLIPSPYSSLPDYLISAPTGSGKTLAYAIPIIEILSQRTVCRLRALIVLPTRDLVFQVRETMEALSKGTGLTIGTVTGQHSFAQEKKQLVADLETPLLGGSSKLDILIATPGRLMDHLASTPNFTLQHLRFLVIDEADRLLNQSFQNWLTQVLSYTRPPVEPIPPSFKRKPHDTVSSAFMEACSLIDKDGEWCDSSPSVCQKLLFSATLTRDPSKIAALSLHHPQYYIVQPSIAPALPTSIGEQFALPSSLSEKMLIVPPALKPLNLIHLVHHSEFNVDRALVFTKSVESAARLVKLLEFFEDAYVLGGGGGKRLVVEQYSGEMKARDKKQLLAEFGEGKVNLIVCSDLIARGIDLPSVSHVVSYDIPLDIRKYVHRVGRTARAGRQGTAWTLVEKQEALHFKGMLQNAGHLKAVKKVKVREDDLSQYRESYEIAMKRLKDYYHHD; translated from the exons ATGTCTGATAGCCATTTAATGTCTGCCGACAATTTTCATCCTTTACAGAGTATGGCTGCCGGGATCGATATATCGGCACCtccaaaaaagaaaaataag CCTGAGTCtcagaagagaagggacaagaagaagactgaaaagagaaggaaaattCAAAAAGCCAAAAGAGCAGCGGCTCCAAAAAATAAAGACTGGAAACCGGACCCGGTTTTGGAAGCTCTCAAGCAATCAACCATATTTCAAAAGGTGGACTCGGCCCAACATCCGAAGGAAGGGAGCCAAacatttgaagaagatgatacgGGGACTGGGTCTGATGCTCTGACAGACGCCCAAGTACTTGGCgataaagaaaagaagcagaaagaaaagagggaaaagcGGGAGAGACGtcagaggaaagaggaacgGAAAGCGAGAAGGGAAGTAGCAACCAAAATGGGTATTGACATGAGGCCCTCCGAAGGGACCATGGCTGCCGAAGAAATTCCTGAACCAGAACAGGCAGAAGAACCGGAAGAAAACAAATCCGCCCCTTCACTTGAGCGCTCTCCTACTCCGCCCCCACTAgtaccttttcctcttccccgaTCAGCGCCTGCACCGGACACGTCAATACTCGCTAGGCAAGGTCTTCCTAAAGGTTTAGAAGATGCCACCTTCATTGATCAGTCTTTGAGAGTCGAAATCGAGGGACTCCAGGTTGAGGGTCAAGATCAAGTTCTAAGCGTGAacatgagaagaagattaaAGGACATTGGAGTCGAGGACTTCTTTGCGG TTCAAGCTGCTATGCTGCCgcgacttcttcctcttcaactcaTCCCTTCACCTTATTCTTCATTACCTGACTATCTTATCTCTGCACCTACGGGCTCTGGCAAAACTCTTGCCTACGCGATCCCAATAATTGAAATCCTTTCGCAGAGAACGGTTTGCAGGTTAAGGGCCTTGATTGTTCTTCCAACAAGAGACCTTGTTTTTCAAGTAAGAGAGACAATGGAAGCCCTGTCAAAAGGAACAGGGTTAACA ATAGGAACAGTGACGGGGCAGCACTCTTTCGCccaagaaaaaaaacagcTCGTTGCAGACCTGGAAACGCC TTTGTTGGGTGGATCATCAAAGCTGGATATTCTAATCGCCACACCAGGTAGGCTGATGGACCATCTTGCCTCAACTCCAAATTTCACCCTTCAACATCTGCGATTTTTGGTTATCGACGAAGCCGACAGATTACTGAATCAAAGCTTTCAAAACTGGTTGACTCAAGTATTGTCGTACACTCGACCGCCTGTCGAACCTATACCACCGTCCTTTAAAAGGAAGCCTCACGATACTGTTTCATCTGCGTTCATGGAGGCGTGCAGTCTTATTgacaaagatggagagtgGTGTgattcttctccttctgtc TGCCAAAAACTCCTTTTTTCAGCGACTCTCACGCGCGACCCCTCCAAAATTgctgctctttctttgcATCATCCACAGTACTACATTGTTCAGCCTTCCATTGCACCTGCATTGCCAACAAGTATTGGCGAGCAGTTTGCATTACCATCATCTCTGTCCGAAAAAATGCTTATTGTTCCTCCTGCGCTCAAACCGCTCAACCTTATCCATCTTGTTCACCATTCTGAATTCAACGTGGACAGGGCACTGGTGTTCACCAAGAGCGTTGAGAGCGCTGCAAGGTTAGTGAAACTATTAGAGTTTTTCGAAGATGCGTACGTGTTGGGAGGAGGCGGTGGCAAGAGATTGGTTGTCGAGCAATATTCGGGTGAAATGAAGGCCAGAGATAAAAAACAATTATTAGCAGAATTCGGTGAAGGCAAGGTCAACCT AATCGTATGCTCCGACTTGATCGCGAGGGGTATAGACCTACCAAGCGTCTCACACGTCGTCTCCTATGATATCCCGCTTGATATTCGGAAATATGTGCATCGTGTGGGTCGAACCGCTCGAGCAGGTCGACAGGGCACAGCTTGGACGTTGGTCGAGAAGCAAGAGGCCCTTCATTTCAAGGGCATGTTGCAAAATGCTGGCCATCTGAAGGctgtgaagaaggtcaaggtaAGGGAGGACGATCTTTCTCAGTATAGAGAAAGCTATGAA ATTGCTATGAAACGGTTGAAAGACTATTATCATCACGACTAA
- a CDS encoding translation initiation factor 4E: MSSAAIPPAAVSANNNALNSALAAEQISSPASPIDKPEDEKKQLEEGEIEENPSEGDSQTKTIFDDASKFNVKHPLFSTWTLYFDSPQSKSLPKTPQTTPAMPQGSHGWMADIRKVVSFDSVEEFWGLYNNIIPPSQLPGKANYYLFKNGIIPAWEDPQNKNGGKWSIQVPKNSESKGSIDRMWLYTMLAAIGETFETPSTDSENAPSPTQSDLITGVIVSPRPAFYRISIWTREASDVNVPDTDAIKARLLNIGKHFKTSVLGYELEQKLTEGGFQTELTFDAHKDSEKKVNKNKFTV; this comes from the exons ATGTCCTCAGCCGCCATACCCCCTGCAGCGGTCTCAGCCAACAACAATGCTCTCAATAGCGCTCTCGCCGCTGAACAAATTTCAAGTCCCGCTTCACCAATCGACAAGCCCGAAGACGAAAAGAAACAGCTCGAAGAAGGcgagattgaagagaacCCTTCGGAAGGCGACTCTCAAACAAAGACCATTTTTGACGATGCCAGTAAATTCAATGTCAAG CACCCCTTGTTTTCTACTTGGACTCTTTACTTCGACTCCCCTCAATCAAAGTCTCTTCCTAAAACCCCCCAGACTACCCCAGCTATGCCTCAGGGGTCCCATGGCTGGATGGCGGATATCAGAAAGGTCGTATCGTTCGACAGTGTAGAAGAATTCTGGGGTCTCTACAACAACAtcattcctccctcccaGCTTCCTGGTAAGGCCAACTATTATCTGTTCAAG AATGGCATTATCCCGGCCTGGGAGGACCCTCAAAACAAGAATGGCGGAAAATGGTCTATTCAGGTACCCAAGAATAGCGAAAGCAAGGGGTCAATTGACAGAATGTGGCTCTATACG ATGCTTGCTGCGATTGGCGAGACTTTCGAGACACCCTCCACCGACTCTGAAAATGCCCCTTCCCCTACCCAATCAGATCTCATCACCGGTGTGATCGTCTCCCCTCGTCCTGCCTT CTATCGAATTTCCATCTGGACTCGCGAGGCCAGCGATGTTAACGTTCCCGACACTGATGCGATCAAGGCTCGTCTGCTCAACATCGGTAAACACTTCAAGACAAGTGTTTTAGGGTACGAACTTGAGCAAAAGCTCACAGAGGGAGGATTCCAAACAGAGCTCACTTTCGACGCTCATAAAGATtctgaaaagaaggtgaacAAAAACAAATTCACTGTGTAA
- a CDS encoding beta-tubulin, which translates to MREIVHLQTGQCGNQIGAKFWEVVSEEHGIQADGSYKGTTDTQLERINVYYNEAAAGKYVPRAVLVDLEPGTMDSIRGGPLGSLFRPDNFVFGQSGAGNNWAKGHYTEGAELVDSVLDVVRREAEGCDCLQGFQITHSLGGGTGAGMGTLLISKIREEFPDRMMCTFSVVPSPKVSDTVVEPYNATLSVHQLVENSDETFCIDNEALYDICLRTLKLSTPTYGDLNHLVSVVMSGVTTCLRFPGQLNSDLRKLAVNMVPFPRLHFFMVGFAPLTARGSASYRAVTVPELTQQMFDAKNMMAASDPRHGRYLTVACYYRGKVSMKEVEDQIQSVQTKNSAYFVEWIPGNISAAQCDIPPRGLKMSSTFICNSTSIQSLFKRIGEQFSAMYRRKAFVHWYTGEGMDELEFSEAESNLQDLVSEYMQYQEAGADDEIYGDEEIPIEEEEM; encoded by the exons A TGCGAGAGATCGTTCACCTTCAAACCGGTCAATGTGGTAACCAGATCGGTGCCAAGTTCTG GGAAGTCGTCTCCGAGGAGCACGGCATTCAGGCCGATGGCTCTTACAAGGGTACCACCGACACCCAGCTCGAGCGCATCAACGTTTACTACAACGAGGCCGCGGCGGGCAAGTATGTTCCTCGAGCCGTCCTTGTTGACCTCGAGCCTGGAACTATGGACTCCATCCGAGGTGGCCCTCTTGGTAGCCTTTTCAGGCCCGATAACTT TGTTTTCGGCCAGTCTGGTGCCGGTAACAACTGGGCCAAGGGTCACTATACTGAAGGTGCCGAGCTTGTTGACTCTGTGCTCGATGTTGTCCGACGAGAGGCCGAGGGTTGTGACTGCCTTCAAGGTTTCCAAATCACCCACTCtcttggtggtggtacCGGTGCCGGTATGGGTACACTTTTGATCTCCAAGATTCGAGAAGAGTTCCCCGACCGAATGATGTGCACTTTCTCCGtcgttccttctcccaaG GTTTCTGACACCGTCGTTGAGCCTTACAACGCCACCCTTTCCGTCCATCAGCTCGTTGAGAACTCCGACGAGACCTTCTGTATCGACAATGAGGCTCTCTATGACATCTGCTTGCGTACTCTCAAGCTCTCTACCCCTACTTACGGTGACTTGAACCACCTCGTCTCTGTCGTTATGTCTGGTGTCACCACATGTCTTCGTTTCCCCGGTCAGCTCAACTCCGACCTTCGAAAGTTGGCCGTGAACATGGTGCCCTTCCCCCGtcttcatttcttcatgGTCGGCTTTGCTCCTCTCACTGCCCGAGGCTCTGCTAGCTACCGTGCCGTCACCGTTCCTGAGCTTACTCAGCAAATGTTTGACGCCAAGAACATGATGGCTGCCTCTGACCCTCGCCATGGC CGATACCTCACTGTAGCATGCTACTATCGAGGCAAGGTTTCCatgaaggaggttgaggacCAGATTCAATCCGTTCAGACCAAGAACTCCGCTTACTTTGTTGAGTGGATTCCCGGAAACATCTCCGCCGCGCAGTG TGACATTCCTCCTCGCGGTCTCAAGATgtcctccaccttcattTGCAATTCAACTTCCATCCAATCACTTTTCAAACGTATCGGCGAGCAGTTCTCTGCCATGTACAGGCGAAAGGCTTTCGTGCACTGGTACACTGGAGAGGGTATGGACGAGCTTGAATTC TCTGAAGCTGAATCCAACTTGCAAGACTTGGTTTCCGAGTACATGCAATACCAGGAGGCGGGAGCGGATGACGAAATCTatggtgatgaagagatccccattgaggaggaggagatgtaA
- a CDS encoding vacuolar protein sorting-associated protein VPS35 — MDEAKLLSDALANVKVQTVQLKRCLDQDEIMEALKAASSMLAELRTSSLSPKQYYELYMSVFDSLRFLSNYLYEAHTEGKHHLADLYELVQYAGNIVPRLYLMITVGSVYMSVPDAPVKEIMKDMLEMSRGVQHPTRGLFLRHYLSGQTRDFLPVGNSDGPGGNLQDSIGFVLTNFIEMNKLWVRLQHQGHSREREKREMERRDLRILVGTNLVRLSQLDGVDLDMYRKIILPSVLEQVVNCRDVIAQEYLMEVVIQVFTDDFHLHTLTPFLGACAQLHPRVNIKGIVIALIDRLAAYAVREAESEDPEEKRKGEEEAARRLAEKVKGARGKGKNVEEGEKNTPSPVAKPVEADEWAATAGAIPETPVTENSNGESSKTPVEGEKLGESPAPTPAQVEKKENAKKFRGIPEDVRLFEVFWQQVVELIKARPDLSIMDITALCVSLTNLSLSCYPDRLEYVDQVLSFTHGKVHEYSQNPDLHSPQTVSNLLALLLAPVSSYVSILTLLAIPSYIPLLSVQPYSTRLSIGQAVVSSVLKNNTLIETSDDVTGVLGLCAVLVKDQKDHTIGGGAPQRRGQTVDWREMAEEQGWVARMVHLFRADDLGVQYELLQTARRHFTEGGDRIRFTFPPLIASSIQLARRFKARESIEDEWETRVSALFKFIHQLISILYHKVEAPETCLRLFLLAAQVADDCRLEELTYEFFVQSFVIYEESISESRAQLQAITGIISALQTSRVFGTDNYDTLITKAALHGSRLLKKSHQATTVLYASHMWWQGVVPGREKNDKPPFRDGKRVLECLQKSLRIASSCIDEITSVQLYVDALDRYVYYFEQGVEAVTPKYVNSLVELITSNIDSVNSGGDVHPSSAGGGLVEGVSGGDMIIKHFRNTLLYIRGRQRQAQADASDQGDEREEEEGKKKVDWESVDVAGGCLKMGLAH, encoded by the exons ATGGACGAAGCCAAGCTTCTTTCGGATGCCTTGGCCAATGTTAAGGTCCAAACTGTACAGCTCAAGAGATGTCTCGACCAAGACGAGATCATGGAAGCCCTCAAGGCCGCCTCCTCGATGCTTGCCGAACTTCGAACATCCTCGTTATCGCCAAAACAATACTATGAACTATACATGTCTGTATTCGACAGTCTGAGGTTCCTGAGCAACTACCTATATGAGGCCCATACCGAGGGAAAACACCATCTGGCCGATCTTTATGAGCTAGTCCA ATATGCAGGCAATATTGTACCACGGCTGTACTTGATGATTACCGTTGGGTCTGTTTATATGTCCGTGCCAGATGCTCCCGTCAAAGAAATCATGAAGGACATGCTCGAGATGTCCCGAGGAGTACAACACCCTACTCGAGGTTTATTTCTTCGACACTATCTCTCTGGCCAGACCAGAGACTTTTTGCCTGTCGGCAATAGCGATGG CCCTGGCGGCAATCTTCAAGATTCTATCGGTTTTGTGCTCACAAACTTCATCGAGATGAACAAGCTCTGGGTGCGACTTCAACACCAAGGTCATTCTCGCGAACGCGAAAAGCGCGAAATGGAACGTCGGGATCTTCGAATCCTCGTTGGCACCAATCTTGTCCGTTTGTCCCAGTTAGATGGTGTTGACTTGGACATGTACCGCAAGATTATACTTCCATCGGTCCTCGAACAAGTTGTTAACTGTCGTGATGTTATAGCGCAGGAGTACTTGATGGAAGTCGTCATACAAGTATTTACAGACGACTTTCATCTCCACACACTCACTCCTTTCCTTGGTGCTTGTGCTCAATTGCATCCAAGAGTGAATATCAAGGGTATTGTCATTGCTCTGATAGACAGGCTTGCTGCATACGCAGTGAGGGAGGCAGAGAGCGAAGATccagaggagaagaggaagggcgaagaagaagctgcaaGGAGGTTGGCAGAAAAGGTCAAAGGTGctagaggaaaagggaagaacgtggaggagggcgagaagaatACCCCTTCTCCGGTGGCGAAGCCTGTTGAAGCGGATGAGTGGGCGGCAACGGCCGGTGCAATCCCTGAAACTCCTGTCACTGAGAATTCAAACGGGGAGTCATCCAAGACTCCcgtggaaggagagaaattAGGAGAATCACCGGCCCCAACTCCTGCACAGgtcgagaagaaagaaaacgCGAAAAAGTTTAGAGGAATTCCTGAAGATGTCAGGCTTTTTGAAGTCTTTTGGCAACAAGTGGTGGAACTTATCAAG GCTCGACCGGACTTGTCTATCATGGACATCACCGCTCTTTGTGTCTCGTTGACAAACCTTTCTTTGAGTTGCTACCCTGATCGTCTCGAATATGTCGATCAAGTCTTGTCTTTTACTCATGGAAAAGTACACGAGTACTCTCAGAA CCCGGATTTACACTCTCCACAAACTGTCTCtaatcttcttgctctccttctcgcacCAGTCAGCTCATACGTTTCTATCCTCACTTTGCTCGCCATCCCCTCATATATTCCCCTTCTGTCAGTCCAGCCGTATTCCACCCGTCTATCCATTGGTCAGGCGGTTGTCTCCTCCGTGCTTAAGAACAACACACTCATTGAAACCTCCGATGATGTCACCGGTGTGCTTGGTCTCTGTGCTGTACTTGTCAAAGACCAGAAGGATCATACCATTGGCGGCGGCGCACCGCAGAGAAGAGGTCAGACAGTCGActggagagagatggctgAAGAGCAGGGATGGGTTGCAAGGATGGTGCATCTCTTCAGGGCAGATGACCTTGGCGTGCAGTATGAATTGCTGCAGACAGCGAGGAGACATTTCACTGAAGGGGGTGACAGAATACGGTTCACTTTCCCGCCGTTGATTGCCTCTAGTATTCAACTAGCTAGACGCTTCAAGGCAAGGGAAAGCATCGAAGACGAATGGGAGACAAGGGTATCGGCCTTGTTCAAATTTATACACCAGctcatttccatcttgTATCACAAGGTTGAAGCTCCGGAGACATGCCTGcgccttttccttcttgctgCTCAGGTCGCTGACGACTGTCGCCTTGAGGAACTTACCTACGAATTCTTTGTCCAATCATTTGTTATTTACGAGGAGTCCATCTCTGAATCTCGAGCACAGCTACAAGCTATTACCGGCATTATCTCGGCTTTGCAAACGAGTAGGGTGTTTGGAACGGATAATTACGATACTTTGATCACCAAGGCCGCATTGCATGGGAGCAGGCTTCTCAAGAAAAGCCACCAGGCTACGACAGTGCTTTACGCGAGTCACATGTGGTGGCAGGGAGTTGTTCCTGgacgagagaagaatgataaG CCGCCATTCCGAGATGGCAAGCGAGTTCTCGAATGCCTTCAAAAGTCTCTGCGTATCGCCTCATCTTGCATTGATGAAATCACCTCGGTACAGTTGTACGTTGATGCCCTTGATCGATATGTCTATTATTTCGAGCAGGGAGTGGAAGCTGTCACACCCAAATACGTCAATTCTCTGGTGGAGCTTATCACGTCAAATATCGACTCGGTGAATAGTGGCGGAGATGTGCATCCCAGCTCGGCCGGTGGAGGGCTGGTGGAAGGCGTCAGTGGCGGGGATATGATCATCAAG CACTTCCGAAATACACTGCTATACATTCGAGGCCGACAGCGACAGGCTCAAGCTGACGCTAGTGATCAGGGAGATGaacgagaagaggaggaaggaaagaagaaggttgatTGGGAAAGTGTGGACGTAGCCGGGGGGTGCTTGAAGATGGGCCTTGCTCACTAA
- a CDS encoding peptidyl-prolyl cis-trans isomerase NIMA-interacting 1: MSSNGWEIRFSNSRQIPYFYNSERSISTWEAPSELSAEQIQQLPGAAKYMNLQSAQTSGGKEGQVRASHILAKHAGSRRPASWRNDKITITSDEAQAIIEKHIAYLQSLPPADVPKEFARIASTESDCSSAKKGGDLGWFGRGQMQKPFEDATFNTPVGQLSGIVKTDSGVHVILRTG, translated from the exons ATGTCATCAAACGGCTGGGAAATTCGCTTCTCCAATTCTCGTCAGATCCCCTACTTCTACAACTCGGAACGTAGCATCTCCACTTGGGAAGCCCCTTCTGAACTCAGTGCAGAACAAATCCAGCAATTACCTGGTGCGGCCAAGTATATGAATTTACAATCGGCTCAAACTTCTGGTGGCAAGGAAGGTCAGGTGAGAGCTAGTCATATTCTGGCAAAACATGCTGGAAGCAGGAGGCCCGCTTCGTGGAGAAAT GACAAGATCACAATCACTTCCGATGAGGCTCAAGCTATCATTGAGAAGCACATAGCATATCTTCAATCCCTCCCTCCTGCTGATGTTCCCAAGGAATTTGCAAGGATTGCCTCAACAGAGAGCGATTGCTCAAGcgcgaagaagggtggtgaTCTTGGATGGTTTGGGAGGGGACAAATGCAAAAGCCCTTTGAA GACGCGACGTTTAACACTCCTGTTGGGCAGCTGAGCGGGATTGTCAAGACGGACTCTGGTGTCCATGTCATCCTCCGTACTGGATAG